From the genome of Bombus huntii isolate Logan2020A chromosome 14, iyBomHunt1.1, whole genome shotgun sequence, one region includes:
- the LOC126872784 gene encoding uncharacterized protein LOC126872784, with the protein MARRSVLSFLCLLYFANNCMDYSLCTFYNNYYEEYGLESEKLCHILGKVSTIDIKVGAAIVRPKYMLDRWNVRANVHCKFKFITAKGYGLFGVIQKMSFRKNGTQCLDYVQFKRKDFHKTEKFCGLVDRSNMKYAIHESEDRTESQSLSEIYAEYDPSNHKSNAELETEIFISKEKLEEGEFLAIRIAYTTFGNCSNVGYKRYKLIGHDTCLLNEYFCDGVYNCIPGICSDEDNCNNEITSSGTGTNVTIGAVSSLILCFIIFIVCLWICKRSQKLCWSIDCADSNVCSRPEPLSRDTEGSVNPSVPSAPMLEVAVPSSVADKDLPPSYDSLFPEQSNPARS; encoded by the exons ATGGATTGGAGTCGGAGAAGTTGTGTCATATACTTGGTAAAGTGTCAACTATAGACATTAAAGTCGGTGCGGCGATTGTACGGCCGAAGTACATGCTGGACCGATGGAATGTTCGTGCTAATGTTCattgcaaatttaaatttattacggCCAAAGGTTATGGATTATTTGGAGTCATTCAAAAAATGTCTTTCAGAAAAAACGGAACACAGTGTCTGGATTATGTACAA tttaaaagaaaagattttCATAAGACCGAGAAGTTTTGTGGTTTAGTTGATCGCAGTAATATGAAGTATGCAATTCATGAGTCAGAAGATCGTACTGAATCACAATCATTATCAGAGATTTATGCTGAATATGATCCAAGCAATCATAAATCTAATGCAGAATTAGaaactgaaatatttatatcaaaaGAGAAGTTAGAAGAAGGAGAGTTTCTTGCTATTCGCATTGCTTATACAACATTCGGAA ATTGCAGTAATGTGGGCTACAAGAGATACAAACTAATTGGTCATGATACCTGTCTGCTAAATGAATACTTTTGCGATGGCGTTTACAATTGTATACCAGGTATTTGTTCTGATGAGGATAATTGTAATAATGAAATTACTAGCTCTGGTACTGGTACAAATGTAACAATAGGTGCAGTGAGTTCCCTGATTTTATGCTTTATCATATTCATTGTGTGTTTATGGATATGTAAAAGGTCACAAAAATTATGTTGGTCTATTGATTGCGCTGATTCAAACGTGTGTTCGAGACCAGAACCATTATCACGTGATACAGAGGGATCTGTAAATCCATCAGTTCCCTCAGCACCGATGTTAGAAGTCGCAGTTCCTTCATCGGTTGCTGATAAAGATTTACCACCTAGTTACGATTCCCTGTTTCCAGAACAAAGTAATCCTGCTAGATCATAA